CGACATTCGGCGCCGGATGCGCTCCTGCCGCGCCCTGTGCGGCATCAGCCACAGCGTGCGGAGCGAGAGCGCCACGCTCCACCCCGCGCCGTTCGCGGCGCCGCCGGCGGCGCCGCTGCCGACGCCGGGCGCGTTCGAGCGTCTCGCGCTCGTCGCCTCGCGCCGGGGACGGGAAGGGCGATGACCAACGCGGCGGCCGGAGAGGCCGGCGGATTCGAGATCGTCGTGGCCAGCCTCGCCTCCGCCGTCGAGCGGCGGCGGCGCGTCGAGGCGATGCTCTCCGGCTCGCCGTGGAAGTGGCGGCTCTTCGACGCCTGCACGACGCCGCGCGAGGACATCCCCTACGACGAGCGCGCGGCGCGGATCCAGCGCGGCCGCGCCCTGAGCCGCGCCGAGGTCTGCACCTTCGCCACCCACTACACGATCCTGCGCGACTTCGCGGAGCGCGGCGGCGAGGGCTGCCTGATGGTCCTCGAGGACGACGTGCTGATCGACGGCGGCTTTCCGTTCGAGCGGCTGCCGCGCCTGATGGCCGCGGCCGGGATCGACATGCTGCGGCTCTACTCGCGCTTCCTCTACGAGAACCGACGCGTGGCGGAGGTCGGGGCGCGCCATCACCTGGTCCGCTTCAAGCGGCCGGTCTTCGGCCTGCAGGCCTACGTCGTGACGCGCGAGGGGGCGCGGCGGACGACGGCGCCGATCCGGCGGATCGTCCGTCCCGGCGACGACGAGTTCGACCGCTTCTGGGCCAACGGCGTGCCGCTCTACGCCCTCTATCCGTATCCCGCGATGGAGCTCGAGGGGCCGAGCACGATGGCCGGCCGCGAGACGATGGAGAAGGTCGCGGCGCAGGAGCGGCCGTCGGCGCTCGCCCGCCTCTACCACCGCCTGGAGAAGCTGCGGCGCGCGGGGGCCAACGCCCGGCTGCGCCGCCGCGACTACGAGATCCGCCGCCGCCTGCGGGGCTTCGTCTTCCCCTGAGCGGGACGCCGTCGCCGCGGCGCTCCCGCGGCGGCGGCCCCGGCGTTCCGCCGCGCATCCGCGGCGGCGGCGCCCGGCCTCCCGCCGCGCAGGCCGCGCCCCGTCTCTTCTGACCGATCGTTCGCCGCCGGACCTACGTTCAGCCGCGATTGTCCCGTTCCGCGGCCGGGCCGAGTCGTATCTTCACGCCATCGTCTTCCGTCCACCGTCCCCGTCGCGTTCCCGCCAGATCCTCGGAGGATCCCGCATGAGCCTGACCTCCGCCGCCCGCGCGCTCGCCGCCGCCGGGCTCGTCGTCGCGGCGCTCGGCGCCGCGTCCTGCGCCAAGCCCGCTCCCCCGGCCCCGCCGCCGCCGACCGTCGTCGTCGTCGAGGCGATCCGGAAGGACGTGCCGATCCGCGGCGAGTGGGTCGGCCAGACGATCGGCGAGTCGGACGTCGCCGTGCGCCCGCGCGTGGACGGGGCGGTCCTCGGCATCCACTTCCAGGAAGGGGGCGGGGTCGCGAAGGGACAGGTGCTCTACACGCTCGAGGACAGCAAGTACAAGGAGCTCGTCGCGAGCGCGGAGGCCGACCTCGCGCGGGCCAACACCGTCCTCGCGCGCGCCGACGCCGACCTCGCGCGCATCCGCCCGCTCGCCGAGATGAACGCGGTGAGCCGCAAGGACCTCGACGCCGCGACGGCCGACCGCAAGGCGGCGGCGGAGGGGGTGGAGAGCGCGCGGGCGATGCTCAACGTGGCCAAGATCAACCTCGGCTACACGCGGGTCGAGGCGCCGATCACCGGCCTCGCCGGCATCTCGCGCGTCCGCGTCGGCGACTACGTCAGCCCCGCCGGCGCCAACGCCGTGCTCGACACGATCTCGACGATCGACCCGATCCACGTCCGCTTCTTCCTCAGCGAGGCGCAGTACCTCGCCTTCCTGCGGGCCTACGGCCTGCGCGAGGCGAGCGTGCAGACGGCGCGGGCGCCCCTCGACCTGATCCTCGCCGACGGCTCCGTGCACCCGCACGTCGGGCGCGTGGTCAAGGTGGACCGCGGGATCGACCCGACCGCCGGGGCGCTCGCCGTCGAGGCGTCGTTCCCGAACCCGGAGAAGACGATTCGCCCCGGGCAGTTCGCGAAGGTGCGCGCCGTCGTGGACGAGCGGAAGGGCGCGATCCTCGTGCCGGAGCGCGCGGTGCAGGAACTGCAGGGACGCGCCTACGTCTTCGTCGTCGGCGCGGACGGCGCGGCGTCGTTCCGCGCGGTCAAGACCGGCCCGCGCGTCGAGGGGCTCTGGGTGGTCGAGGAGGGGCTCGCCGCGGGGGAGACGGTCGTCGCCGAGGGCGGGCAGCGGCTCCGCACCGGAATGAAGGTCGCGGCGACGAAGGCGCCGGCGGGGAAGTAGCCATGGCGCGCTTCTTCATCGACCGCCCGGTCTTCGCCGTCGTCATCGCCGTGCTGATCGTGCTGCTCGGCCTCGTCGCGCTGGCCAAGCTGCCGATCTCCCAGTACCCCGACATCACGCCGCCGGAGATCGTCGTCTCGGCGGGCTACACCGGCGCCGGCGCGCTCGACGTCGAGCAGTCGGTGGCGACGCCGCTCGAGCAGCAGATCAACGGCGTCGAGAACATGCTCTACATGCGCTCGACCAACTCCGGCGCCGGCTCGATGGACCTGCGGGTGGCGTTCGAGGTCGGCTCGAATCTCGACACGTCGAACGTCCTCGTGCAGAACCGCGCGGCGCAGGCGGCGCCCGGGCTGCCGGCGGAGGTGACGCGGCTCGGGGTGACGGTCAAGAAGTCGCTCTCCTTCCCGCTGATGCTGATCACGCTGCGCTCGCCGACCGGCGCCTACGACAACAACTTCCTCAACAACTACGCCGGCATCAACGTCACCGACGCCCTCGCGCGGCTGCGCGGCGTGGGGCAGGTCAACGCCTTCGGCGGCGCCGACTACGCGATGCGCGTCTGGGTCCGCCCCGACCGCCTCTCGCAGCTCGGCCTGACCGTCGCCGACATCTCGCGCGCCGTGCAGCAGCAGAGCGTCATCGCCCCCGCCGGGCAGATCGGCGCGGAGCCGGCGCCGCCGGGCACGGAGACGACCTACACCGTGACGACCCGCGGCCGGCTGGCGACGGCGGAGGACTTCGAGGCGGTCGTCGTGCGCGCGAACCCCGACGGCTCCCGCGTGCTGCTCAAGGACGTCGCGCGGATGGAGCTCGGCGCGCTGAGCTACAGCGTCGCCGGGCGCGTGGACGGCAAGCCGGCCGCCGTGCTGGCGATCTACCAGACCCCCGGCTCGAACGCGCTGCAGGTGGCCGACGACGTGCGCCGCACGATGAC
This genomic stretch from bacterium harbors:
- a CDS encoding radical SAM protein; this translates as DIRRRMRSCRALCGISHSVRSESATLHPAPFAAPPAAPLPTPGAFERLALVASRRGREGR
- a CDS encoding glycosyltransferase family 25 protein → MTNAAAGEAGGFEIVVASLASAVERRRRVEAMLSGSPWKWRLFDACTTPREDIPYDERAARIQRGRALSRAEVCTFATHYTILRDFAERGGEGCLMVLEDDVLIDGGFPFERLPRLMAAAGIDMLRLYSRFLYENRRVAEVGARHHLVRFKRPVFGLQAYVVTREGARRTTAPIRRIVRPGDDEFDRFWANGVPLYALYPYPAMELEGPSTMAGRETMEKVAAQERPSALARLYHRLEKLRRAGANARLRRRDYEIRRRLRGFVFP
- a CDS encoding efflux RND transporter periplasmic adaptor subunit; this encodes MSLTSAARALAAAGLVVAALGAASCAKPAPPAPPPPTVVVVEAIRKDVPIRGEWVGQTIGESDVAVRPRVDGAVLGIHFQEGGGVAKGQVLYTLEDSKYKELVASAEADLARANTVLARADADLARIRPLAEMNAVSRKDLDAATADRKAAAEGVESARAMLNVAKINLGYTRVEAPITGLAGISRVRVGDYVSPAGANAVLDTISTIDPIHVRFFLSEAQYLAFLRAYGLREASVQTARAPLDLILADGSVHPHVGRVVKVDRGIDPTAGALAVEASFPNPEKTIRPGQFAKVRAVVDERKGAILVPERAVQELQGRAYVFVVGADGAASFRAVKTGPRVEGLWVVEEGLAAGETVVAEGGQRLRTGMKVAATKAPAGK